A single window of Martelella sp. NC20 DNA harbors:
- a CDS encoding group III truncated hemoglobin translates to MSQKNRRALIRAEIVSNTGIDEELIHRLVHAFYARVREDSILAPIFDSHVDDWGAHLENMCAFWSSVALLTGRYHGRPMEKHLPLPIDAHHFDRWLALLEDTARQVCGPAAADHFIERARRIAESLEMGIATQAGVLLGKGERYISNDLKGARVGRIAEVYRGESGE, encoded by the coding sequence ATGTCACAGAAAAACCGGCGCGCGCTTATCAGGGCTGAAATCGTATCGAACACGGGGATCGATGAAGAACTGATCCACCGGCTTGTGCATGCTTTTTACGCTCGCGTTCGTGAAGATTCCATTCTGGCGCCGATATTCGACAGTCACGTTGATGATTGGGGCGCGCATCTGGAAAACATGTGCGCGTTCTGGTCGTCGGTCGCGCTGTTGACCGGACGATACCATGGTCGTCCCATGGAAAAGCACTTGCCGCTCCCGATCGATGCGCATCATTTCGATCGGTGGCTGGCCTTGCTCGAGGACACGGCGAGACAGGTATGCGGGCCTGCCGCCGCAGATCATTTTATCGAACGCGCCCGACGCATCGCCGAAAGTCTGGAGATGGGAATCGCTACCCAGGCGGGCGTTCTCCTGGGCAAAGGAGAGCGTTACATAAGCAATGACTTGAAAGGCGCAAGAGTCGGCAGAATAGCGGAGGTCTACCGTGGCGAATCAGGAGAATGA
- the fdxA gene encoding ferredoxin FdxA, translating into MTHVVTDNCIICKFTDCVEVCPVDCFYEGENMLVIHPDECIDCGVCVPECPAEAIFPDSDPAAESQWLRLNQEYADKWPNITRKKDPMPDADALNGVPSKLSEFSPNPGEGD; encoded by the coding sequence ATGACCCACGTTGTCACTGACAATTGCATCATTTGCAAGTTCACCGATTGTGTGGAGGTCTGTCCTGTAGACTGCTTCTACGAGGGGGAGAACATGTTGGTGATTCATCCTGACGAATGCATCGATTGCGGTGTCTGCGTTCCTGAATGTCCGGCGGAAGCGATCTTTCCGGACAGCGATCCGGCGGCCGAGTCGCAATGGCTTCGCCTGAACCAGGAATACGCTGACAAGTGGCCGAATATTACCCGGAAGAAAGACCCCATGCCGGACGCGGACGCCTTGAATGGTGTTCCGAGCAAGCTCTCGGAGTTCAGTCCGAATCCAGGCGAGGGCGACTGA
- a CDS encoding RrF2 family transcriptional regulator: protein MRLTTFSDYALRVLMYAGSVGDRLITIEETSRVYGISRAHLMKVVNILTKTGYLKGVRGRSGGFTLARRPEKINLGAVVRATEPDFILVECFATGNQCVITGCCRLPNVLNEALTSFVTTLDRYTLADIMLAERDFRVPNPPVEETRGPDFAAVGTRRKSGQGAGAGQA, encoded by the coding sequence ATGCGTCTAACCACATTCTCCGACTACGCACTGCGCGTGCTGATGTACGCCGGATCCGTTGGTGACCGCCTGATCACCATTGAGGAGACCTCGAGGGTTTACGGTATCTCCCGCGCGCACCTGATGAAGGTCGTCAATATCCTGACGAAGACGGGATATCTGAAGGGGGTTCGCGGGCGATCGGGCGGTTTCACGCTCGCCAGACGGCCCGAAAAGATAAATCTCGGGGCGGTCGTGCGGGCGACCGAGCCGGATTTCATCTTGGTCGAATGCTTCGCAACCGGCAATCAGTGCGTGATTACCGGTTGCTGCCGCCTGCCCAACGTCCTCAATGAAGCATTGACCTCATTCGTCACCACATTGGACCGCTATACCCTTGCCGACATCATGCTGGCGGAACGCGATTTCAGGGTGCCGAATCCGCCGGTTGAGGAAACGCGCGGGCCCGATTTCGCGGCTGTCGGGACGCGCCGCAAGTCGGGACAAGGGGCCGGTGCGGGGCAAGCCTGA